In a single window of the Halomicroarcula saliterrae genome:
- a CDS encoding class 1 fructose-bisphosphatase: MSESLDVSATNADATVAQVIDTIAETTPDVRTAIFTERGHSESVNPTGDAQLAADLRADELFEERLLAIDGVASYASEEREDVTTSTGRLHVAMDPLDGSSNLEPNSGMGSIFSVYSEQPPTSGRNLVAAGFVVYGPVTSMVVAREGRVREYLLEDGDRRLVDNDVTVPEDPTVFGFGGGVDSWTDEFEPVAESIREELKLRYGGAMVADINQVLTYGGVFAYPALQSRPEGKLRLQFEGHPMAYVVESAGGRSSNGDESLLGTEPDELHERTPLYLGNDSLIDRIESSVEQ, from the coding sequence ATGAGCGAATCACTCGACGTCTCGGCCACAAACGCCGACGCTACGGTCGCACAGGTCATCGACACTATCGCGGAAACAACCCCCGACGTGCGGACGGCGATTTTCACGGAGCGCGGCCACAGCGAGTCGGTAAACCCAACAGGCGACGCGCAGCTGGCGGCCGATCTGCGGGCCGACGAGCTGTTCGAGGAGCGGCTGCTCGCCATCGACGGCGTCGCGAGCTACGCCAGCGAGGAGCGCGAGGACGTGACGACCTCGACCGGTCGGCTCCACGTCGCGATGGACCCGCTCGACGGGTCGTCCAACCTGGAACCCAACAGCGGTATGGGGAGTATCTTCTCGGTGTACAGCGAACAGCCCCCGACCAGCGGGCGGAACCTCGTCGCGGCCGGCTTCGTCGTCTACGGGCCGGTCACCTCGATGGTCGTCGCCCGCGAGGGCCGCGTCCGGGAGTACCTGCTCGAAGACGGCGACCGGCGCCTCGTGGACAACGACGTCACCGTCCCCGAGGACCCGACCGTCTTCGGCTTCGGCGGCGGCGTGGACTCGTGGACCGACGAGTTCGAGCCGGTCGCCGAGTCCATCCGCGAGGAGCTGAAGCTCCGCTACGGCGGCGCGATGGTCGCCGACATCAATCAGGTGCTTACCTACGGTGGGGTCTTCGCCTACCCCGCGCTCCAGTCCCGTCCCGAGGGGAAGCTCCGGCTCCAGTTCGAGGGCCACCCGATGGCCTACGTCGTCGAGTCCGCGGGCGGGCGCTCCTCGAACGGCGACGAGTCGCTGCTGGGGACGGAACCCGACGAACTCCACGAGCGGACGCCGCTGTATCTGGGCAACGACTCGCTCATCGACCGCATCGAGTCGTCGGTCGAGCAGTAA